The following proteins are encoded in a genomic region of Arachis ipaensis cultivar K30076 chromosome B02, Araip1.1, whole genome shotgun sequence:
- the LOC107625739 gene encoding putative disease resistance protein At3g14460 isoform X2: protein MAAKLEGGAYLSSFVDAVLKKLSSLDVNSTPMAKKLADQDLLRRLKLSLRSVRPVLDDAEQKLIRNDQEVKKWLLDLQDALYMADDLLDELSTKAATATPTQRDPGNYSSMCHSIVDSILEDSDDDDYEMGVADLVDKLESIVEEKNGLGLKEEPVRDLEDMSWRIESSLVESSEIFGRDNDKEAIIKLLLDDTCYAKISVIPIVGMGGVGKTTLAQLVYNDERVDKFDIKAWVCVSDQFDIVKVTKTLIEAAGGSFYNGDALDSLQTELKGKLMGKKFLIVLDDVWIDNSYSRQWKTLLKPFQFGKKGSKVLVTTRNDTTADVVKTISAHKLSLLSERDCWSLFVKCVFLSPESKEYSTLEPVGRELVKKCKGLPLAVESLGALLRTNYDEEDWDRVLKSELWEVFEDQNDEIIPALNMSYHYLPSSLKRCFVYCSLFPKDCLFKKDELVLLWMAEELLQPKEKKDLEEIGFEYFDQLVARSFFHSSSTYNNFYVIHDLMHDLATARAGEFYFRAEKLEESVGISNKTRHLLHDAGGNYPFSQLVSACDRVKDTRTFFEINLSRKDPFNMENAPHVFLSELKCLRVLSFNTFPLDSLPDSIGNLIHLRYLDLSDTWVETLPEELCCLYNLQTLKLNNCQHLKKLPSNMQDLINLRHLDIRGASIEEMPKGMSKLKDLHFLSDYIVGRHADNNGVKELGALANIHESLHIHQLENIMDGAQALEARIADKKHLKGLYLTWSYSNSYIDDSQDILNNLKPHRNLRKLSINEYKGLTFPDWFGHSSYKNMTKLYLYGCSNCLELPSLGQLPSLKRLRLSNFRKLQRVGAKFYKKVGSSSHGAAFPVLESLSFYGMDCWEEWLSVSSELDAFPLLRELRVQNCPALRGDLPSQLPALQILCIDRCGQLDFSLPRANALLELSVEGPQQVEAVLKAIAHNQLDCLQSLSLASCWSATSFPVASMPSSLQNLVINGCPYLEFPMLQQQHESLQSISISNSCHSLTSFPLASFPNLTTLRISSCINLKSLLASDPAASTSKLVSLTIESCPSLGSFPTLEMVAPHLEDLLLRECPEIESFFEGGLPPNLRELQIQHCEKLVKYLASMDLHDHCLIRLDIQHPYDNITSFPLNGSLPASLGTLNLRNFPSLEILDCKGLDHLQRLLIERCPKMQDVAGKSFPASLSMLCFNGFSLLRNRFQTNDKHILSKMSRVRNIRVDGAWISLNPGEST from the exons ATGGCTGCAAAACTTGAGGGTGGAGCGTATCTCTCTTCCTTTGTTGATGCTGTTTTGAAGAAGCTGTCTTCACTCGATGTCAACTCAACTCCAATGGCAAAGAAGCTAGCTGACCAGGACTTGCTGCGGAGGCTGAAGCTAAGTCTCCGTTCAGTTCGGCCTGTGCTCGATGATGCTGAGCAGAAGCTGATCAGAAATGACCAAGAAGTCAAGAAATGGCTTCTTGATCTCCAAGATGCTCTCTACATGGCTGATGACTTGCTTGATGAACTCTCCACTAAAGCTGCCACTGCCACTCCCACTCAAAGGGATCCAGGTAACTATTCTTCCATGTGTCACTCCATCGTTGATTCAATCTTGGAagatagtgatgatgatgattatgagatgGGCGTAGCTGACCTAGTTGATAAACTAGAGTCTATTGTTGAAGAGAAAAATGGTCTTGGTCTAAAAGAAGAGCCTGTCAGAGATCTAGAGGACATGTCATGGAGAATTGAGTCATCTCTGGTTGAAAGTTCTGAGATATTTGGAAGGGATAATGACAAGGAAGCCATCATAAAATTGTTGTTAGATGATACTTGTTATGCTAAAATATCTGTGATCCCCATTGTGGGAATGGGAGGAGTTGGAAAAACTACCTTAGCTCAGTTGGTTTACAATGACGAAAGAGTGGATAAATTTGACATTAAAGCATGGGTGTGTGTTTCCGACCAATTTGACATTGTTAAGGTTACAAAGACCTTAATAGAAGCAGCAGGTGGTAGTTTTTATAATGGGGATGCTTTAGATTCACTTCAAACTGAGTTGAAGGGTAAGTTGATGGGGAAGAAATTCTTGATTGTTTTGGATGACGTGTGGATTGATAATTCTTATTCCAGGCAGTGGAAAACCCTTCTGAAACCTTTTCAATTTGGAAAAAAAGGAAGCAAGGTTCTTGTTACAACTCGAAATGATACTACTGCCGATGTAGTGAAAACTATTTCAGCACACAAGCTGAGTTTATTGTCAGAGAGAGATTGTTGGTCACTTTTTGTGAAATGTGTATTTCTTTCACCTGAATCTAAGGAGTATTCAACTCTGGAACCTGTTGGTCGAGAACTTGTGAAAAAGTGCAAAGGGCTACCTTTGGCTGTAGAGTCGCTTGGTGCCTTGTTACGAACAAACTATGATGAAGAGGATTGGGATCGTGTATTGAAAAGTGAGCTTTGGGAAGTTTTTGAAGATCAAAATGACGAGATTATTCCTGCATTAAACATGAGCTATCATTATCTTCCTTCAAGTCTAAAGCGATGCTTTGTTTATTGTTCTTTGTTTCCGAAAGATTGTCTATTCAAGAAAGATGAGTTGGTCTTGCTATGGATGGCAGAAGAACTTTTACAGCCAAAAGAAAAGAAGGATCTGGAAGAAATAGGTTTTGAATATTTCGATCAATTGGTTGCCAGATCCTTTTTCCATTCCTCTAGTACTTATAACAACTTCTATGTCATTCATGATCTTATGCATGATTTGGCAACAGCTCGTGCTGGAGAATTCTACTTTAGAGCTGAAAAACTTGAAGAAAGTGTCGGGATCAGCAATAAAACTCGTCATTTATTGCACGACGCAGGAGGAAATTATCCCTTCTCACAACTTGTGTCAGCTTGTGACAGGGTAAAAGATACTAGGacattttttgaaataaatttgtcTCGAAAGGATCCTTTCAATATGGAAAATGCTCCTCATGTCTTTTTATCAGAGTTGAAGTGCTTAAGAGTTTTGTCATTTAATACCTTTCCTCTTGATTCATTACCAGATTCAATAGGTAACTTGATCCATTTGCGATATTTGGATCTCTCGGATACATGGGTGGAGACATTGCCTGAGGAATTGTGTTGTTTGTACAATCTCCAAACATTGAAGTTGAATAATTGTCAACATCTGAAGAAGCTACCAAGTAATATGCAAGATCTTATAAATCTACGCCATCTTGATATTAGAGGAGCTAGCATTGAGGAGATGCCGAAAGGAATGAGCAAGTTGAAGGATTTGCACTTCTTAAGTGACTATATTGTCGGCAGGCATGCAGATAATAATGGAGTTAAAGAACTAGGAGCACTTGCAAATATTCATGAGTCACTTCACATTCACCAATTAGAGAATATCATGGATGGTGCTCAAGCTTTGGAGGCAAGAATTGCTGATAAGAAGCACCTTAAGGGTCTGTATTTGACATGGTCCTACAGCAACAGCTATATTGATGATTCTCAAGATATACTGAATAATTTAAAGCCTCACAGAAACTTGAGAAAGCTATCAATCAATGAGTATAAGGGTCTAACATTTCCAGATTGGTTTGGACATTCTTCCTACAAAAATATGACCAAACTGTACTTGTATGGCTGCAGCAACTGTTTAGAGCTTCCTTCACTTGGACAGCTACCCTCTTTGAAGCGCTTGCGCCTCTCCAACTTTAGAAAGCTACAACGTGTCGGTGCCAAGTTTTACAAAAAGGTTGGATCTTCTTCTCATGGGGCTGCCTTTCCGGTGCTTGAAAGTCTGAGTTTTTATGGAATGGATTGTTGGGAGGAGTGGCTTTCAGTTTCATCTGAGTTGGATGCTTTTCCTCTGCTTAGGGAGCTTAGAGTGCAAAATTGCCCTGCATTAAGGGGAGATTTGCCGAGTCAACTACCGGCTTTGCAAATCCTTTGCATTGATCGATGTGGTCAGCTTGACTTTTCTCTTCCAAGAGCTAATGCACTGCTCGAGTTATCAGTTGAAGGACCTCAGCAGGTGGAGGCTGTGTTGAAGGCCATTGCACACAACCAACTAGACTGTCTACAGTCTTTAAGCCTCGCAAGCTGTTGGTCGGCCACATCATTTCCAGTAGCTTCAATGCCCTCTTCATTGCAAAACTTGGTAATCAATGGTTGCCCATATCTAGAGTTCCCAATGCTTCAGCAGCAGCACGAGTCGTTACAGTCTATTTCAATATCTAACAGTTGTCATTCACTCACTTCCTTCCCCTTGGCAAGCTTTCCGAATCTCACCACACTCCGTATTTCATCATGTATAAATTTGAAGTCTCTTTTGGCATCAGATCCTGCTGCATCAACTTCAAAACTTGTCTCTTTAACGATCGAAAGCTGCCCGAGTTTGGGATCTTTTCCCACACTAGAGATGGTTGCACCCCATCTAGAAGATCTCTTGCTTCGAGAATGCCCAGAAATTGAATCCTTTTTTGAAGGGGGTTTGCCACCTAACCTGAGAGAGCTTCAAATCCAGCACTGTGAGAAACTGGTGAAGTACCTAGCATCCATGGACTTGCATGATCACTGTCTTATCCGTCTTGACATCCAACATCCATATGATAACATCACATCCTTCCCCTTGAACGGTTCCCTGCCGGCCTCACTTGGGACTCTCAATCTGCGAAACTTTCCGAGTCTAGAAATCTTAGACTGCAAGGGACTTGACCATCTCCAGAGATTATTGATAGAACGTTGTCCCAAGATGCAGGATGTCGCAGGGAAAAGCTTTCCTGCCTCTCTGTCAATGCTTTGCTTCAATGGATTTTCTTTGCTGAGGAATCGGTTTCAGACGAATGACAAGCACATTTTGTCCAAAATGTCCCGTGTCCGAAACATCAGAGTTGACGGTGCATGGATTTCT TTGAATCCAGGAGAATCCACTTAG